A stretch of the Porifericola rhodea genome encodes the following:
- a CDS encoding mechanosensitive ion channel family protein, translated as MQEFLNQVIYGNRVQAYLVAVGIIILGLIVVRVVNHIIDNKLKKLTKKTDTIIDDFLIESIDRFGVPVLHFIVIYLGIKTLKLSEQVEDILWVATLVFVIFFAVRFISTTILLLLRTYVRRQENGEEKVKQLGGVMLIINVFIWVGGALVLLDNIGVDVTAMIAGLGIGGIAIALAAQNILGDLFNYFVIFFDRPFEIGDFIIIDNKMGVVEYIGIKTTRVKSLTGEQLVFSNSDLTGSRIHNYKRMERRRIAFKIGVTYQTSLEQVKQIPKVLQEAVESQEKTQFDRAHFMSYGESSLDFEVVYYVLTSDYNQYMDIQQGINLHIFAAFEKMGVEFAYPTRTLFVTNQGKEEEQQ; from the coding sequence ATGCAGGAATTTTTAAATCAGGTAATTTACGGCAACCGGGTGCAAGCCTATCTGGTAGCGGTCGGTATTATAATACTTGGACTTATTGTAGTAAGGGTTGTCAACCATATTATAGACAATAAGCTAAAAAAACTAACCAAAAAAACAGATACGATAATAGATGATTTTCTTATTGAAAGCATAGACCGCTTTGGGGTACCGGTACTACACTTTATTGTTATTTACCTGGGAATTAAAACACTTAAACTCTCAGAGCAGGTAGAAGATATACTATGGGTGGCTACTTTAGTGTTTGTCATCTTTTTTGCGGTTCGCTTTATCTCTACCACGATACTACTACTACTCCGCACTTATGTACGCCGTCAGGAGAACGGAGAAGAAAAAGTAAAGCAGTTAGGTGGCGTAATGCTAATTATCAATGTATTTATATGGGTAGGGGGTGCTTTGGTGCTGCTAGACAATATAGGTGTAGATGTAACCGCCATGATCGCCGGTTTAGGAATTGGAGGTATTGCAATTGCACTGGCAGCACAAAATATTCTGGGTGACCTATTTAACTACTTTGTTATCTTTTTTGACCGTCCTTTTGAGATCGGAGACTTTATTATTATCGATAATAAGATGGGAGTGGTAGAATATATCGGTATTAAAACGACCAGAGTAAAGAGCCTTACCGGCGAGCAGCTGGTCTTTTCAAACAGCGATCTTACAGGTTCCCGCATCCATAACTACAAGCGTATGGAACGCCGTAGAATTGCTTTTAAAATCGGTGTAACCTACCAGACAAGCCTGGAGCAGGTAAAACAAATTCCTAAAGTGCTACAGGAAGCAGTAGAATCGCAGGAAAAAACTCAGTTTGATCGTGCTCACTTTATGTCCTATGGAGAATCCAGCCTGGATTTTGAAGTGGTCTACTATGTGCTTACGTCTGACTACAATCAGTACATGGATATTCAGCAGGGCATCAACCTGCATATCTTTGCCGCATTTGAGAAAATGGGTGTAGAGTTTGCTTATCCAACCCGTACCTTATTTGTAACCAATCAGGGTAAGGAAGAGGAGCAACAGTAA
- a CDS encoding N-acyl-D-amino-acid deacylase family protein → MKLTPLTLLFFISTLLCSCSSPTPKNAYDLVLKNATLYDGSGQAPYQGDLAIIADTIAAVGNIGKYSADTIIDVKGLALSPGFINMLSWAAYPLLEDGRSMSGIKQGVTLEVFGEGSSMGPVSEQARKSNSQIHWSSFGEAMEYMEAQGVAPNIASFVGATTIRVHVLGHEDRAPNSEELQQMQQLVRESMQEGALGLGTSLIYAPAFYANTDELIALAKVAAEYDGKYISHLRSEGDSFIEAVEELLNIAREAKIDAEIYHLKAAGRNNWHKLDQVLQMIDSANANGQRISANMYNYVAASTGLDATMPPWVQEGGQQAWLKRLQDPQIKKRVINEMQLPSKSWENFLVAAGAPDNILLVEFSQDSLKYLTAKTVGDISRMRGTNAAETIIDLVVQNEGDIGAVYFLMNEENVKKQMRLPYMSFGSDARSIAAEGKNLESSTHPRTYGNFARLLGKYVREEKVISLEEAIHKLSWLSAQKLKIEKRGMLASGFYADVVVFDQETIADQATFDNPHQYAVGVAHVWVNGRRVLRNGKHTGATPGRYVRGPGYQQDTAQKAVAIH, encoded by the coding sequence ATGAAACTAACACCTCTTACGCTCCTCTTCTTTATTAGTACTCTGCTTTGCTCCTGCTCTTCTCCTACTCCTAAAAACGCCTATGATCTGGTACTAAAAAATGCTACTCTGTATGATGGCAGTGGACAGGCTCCTTATCAGGGTGATTTGGCCATTATTGCCGATACCATTGCGGCTGTTGGTAACATAGGCAAATATTCGGCAGATACCATAATAGACGTAAAGGGCCTGGCACTAAGCCCGGGTTTTATTAATATGTTGAGCTGGGCTGCCTATCCTCTGCTGGAAGATGGCAGGTCTATGAGTGGTATTAAACAAGGAGTTACGCTGGAGGTTTTTGGCGAAGGCTCATCTATGGGTCCAGTGAGCGAGCAAGCACGCAAGAGCAATTCACAAATTCATTGGAGTAGCTTCGGAGAGGCTATGGAATATATGGAGGCTCAGGGGGTAGCCCCAAACATTGCCTCTTTTGTGGGTGCCACTACCATAAGAGTACATGTGCTGGGGCATGAAGACCGCGCTCCTAATTCTGAAGAGCTTCAACAGATGCAGCAGTTGGTCCGAGAATCTATGCAGGAGGGTGCTTTAGGGTTGGGTACTTCATTAATCTATGCTCCTGCTTTCTATGCCAATACGGATGAGCTTATTGCTCTGGCAAAGGTAGCAGCAGAATATGATGGCAAATATATCTCTCACCTCCGCAGCGAAGGAGACTCCTTTATTGAAGCTGTAGAAGAGCTACTTAACATTGCTCGTGAGGCAAAAATTGATGCAGAAATCTATCACCTGAAAGCAGCAGGACGAAACAACTGGCATAAACTAGATCAGGTGCTGCAAATGATTGACTCCGCCAATGCCAATGGGCAGCGTATATCCGCAAATATGTATAATTATGTAGCGGCCTCTACCGGCTTGGATGCTACTATGCCCCCCTGGGTGCAGGAAGGAGGGCAGCAGGCCTGGCTCAAAAGGCTGCAAGACCCACAGATAAAAAAGCGAGTAATTAACGAAATGCAGCTACCCTCTAAATCGTGGGAAAATTTTTTGGTAGCTGCAGGAGCACCTGACAATATTCTGTTAGTAGAATTTAGCCAAGACTCTCTTAAGTACCTGACGGCTAAAACAGTAGGAGACATTAGCCGGATGAGAGGCACCAATGCTGCTGAGACTATTATTGATCTGGTGGTACAGAACGAAGGAGATATCGGGGCTGTATATTTTTTGATGAATGAAGAAAATGTAAAAAAACAGATGCGTCTGCCTTATATGAGCTTCGGCTCTGATGCCCGCTCTATTGCTGCCGAAGGAAAAAACCTGGAAAGTAGTACACATCCGCGTACTTATGGTAACTTTGCCCGCCTACTGGGCAAGTATGTGCGAGAAGAAAAAGTTATCTCTCTGGAAGAAGCTATCCATAAGCTTAGCTGGCTATCTGCTCAAAAGCTGAAAATTGAGAAGAGAGGCATGCTAGCCTCTGGCTTCTACGCCGATGTTGTCGTGTTTGATCAGGAGACCATCGCGGATCAGGCTACTTTTGACAATCCGCATCAGTATGCGGTCGGTGTAGCGCATGTGTGGGTCAACGGAAGGCGGGTACTCAGGAATGGTAAACATACCGGGGCTACACCCGGCAGGTATGTGCGGGGACCTGGCTACCAGCAAGATACAGCACAAAAAGCTGTAGCTATACATTGA
- a CDS encoding DUF3109 family protein, translating to MITVGNAVISDDIVENQFVCDLEKCKGACCEEGEYGAPLEDEELEILEMIYVDIEDFLTEEGKAEIARYGKYGKDPEGEYATPVIKGKECAYAVRTEDGKLQCGIENAYKAGRTTFRKPVSCHLYPIRITKYDHYDALNYHRWHICNPACTLGQSLSVPIFKFVKDALIRKYGREWYQELSEKAESKLHKKS from the coding sequence ATGATAACTGTTGGCAATGCAGTAATAAGTGACGACATCGTGGAGAACCAGTTTGTATGCGATCTGGAAAAGTGCAAAGGAGCCTGCTGCGAGGAAGGAGAGTACGGTGCCCCCCTGGAAGACGAAGAGCTGGAGATTTTAGAAATGATTTACGTAGATATTGAAGATTTCCTGACTGAAGAGGGTAAAGCAGAAATTGCGCGCTACGGTAAATATGGTAAAGACCCAGAGGGTGAGTACGCCACTCCCGTAATCAAAGGAAAAGAATGTGCTTACGCGGTACGTACTGAGGATGGTAAGTTACAATGCGGAATAGAAAACGCGTACAAAGCGGGCAGAACTACTTTTCGTAAGCCGGTTTCCTGCCACCTCTACCCTATTCGTATCACTAAATACGATCACTATGATGCCCTGAACTATCATCGCTGGCATATCTGCAATCCTGCCTGCACTCTTGGCCAAAGTTTAAGTGTACCTATCTTTAAGTTTGTAAAAGACGCGCTAATCCGTAAGTACGGACGGGAGTGGTACCAGGAGCTGAGTGAAAAAGCTGAAAGTAAGCTCCACAAAAAAAGCTAA
- a CDS encoding SLC13 family permease codes for MTTSNQESFNVLKVATLLAGPIIFLIVLNTLSIEGLNEGATPVIAIGAWMVIWWMAEAVPLPVTALLPLILFPLLEVFSTGEAAAPYASPIVFLFMGGFLIALAMEKRNLHKRIALNIIKLTGTDANGIILGFMLATAFLSMWISNTATSVMMLPIALSVVDLLDNTDADSSYRKGYRKFALCLMLGIAYAANIGGTTTIIGTPPNVVFVGYMQEFYQKEMAFGKWLFIGVPVCFTLLSVTYLMMTRVLFPHRLQKLAGSASLIEDKLKELGPMSKAERWVAVIFGLTAACWIFQSGINELLGGKYLDNTIVAMAGGVLMFVTPVSFNRHEYVLDWKSTERLPWGILLLFGGGLCLAKGMESTGIVQLVGDSIAGSGTISLWLLMLLLTGFMLFMTEIMSNVALTVIFVPVVLGIADSLGVNPLYLAIPVTLAASCAFMMPISTPPNAVVFSSGHIRMADMVKAGFLLNIISVIVLVLIGLSLVKWVYG; via the coding sequence TTGACCACGTCCAATCAGGAATCATTTAATGTACTCAAAGTCGCTACATTGTTAGCAGGGCCTATCATTTTTCTTATTGTTCTTAATACACTTTCTATAGAGGGCTTAAATGAAGGAGCTACTCCCGTTATTGCCATAGGAGCCTGGATGGTAATATGGTGGATGGCAGAAGCCGTGCCCCTGCCAGTTACAGCTCTGCTGCCTCTGATTCTCTTTCCGTTACTTGAGGTTTTTTCTACCGGCGAAGCTGCCGCCCCTTATGCCAGCCCAATAGTTTTTCTTTTTATGGGTGGCTTTCTGATCGCTTTAGCCATGGAAAAACGCAATCTGCATAAGCGTATTGCGCTCAATATTATAAAGCTGACAGGAACAGATGCCAATGGTATCATACTGGGCTTTATGTTGGCAACTGCATTTTTAAGCATGTGGATTTCCAACACAGCTACATCAGTCATGATGTTACCCATCGCGCTCTCTGTAGTGGATTTACTGGATAATACAGATGCTGATTCCAGCTACCGTAAGGGATACCGTAAGTTTGCGCTATGCCTAATGCTGGGAATAGCCTATGCCGCCAATATTGGAGGTACGACAACGATTATAGGTACCCCGCCCAATGTAGTTTTTGTGGGTTATATGCAGGAGTTTTACCAAAAAGAAATGGCTTTTGGTAAGTGGCTTTTTATCGGTGTGCCAGTTTGTTTTACCCTACTATCGGTAACCTACCTGATGATGACCCGTGTGCTCTTTCCTCATCGGTTACAAAAGTTAGCAGGCTCTGCCAGTCTGATAGAGGATAAGCTAAAAGAACTGGGGCCTATGAGCAAGGCAGAGCGCTGGGTGGCAGTCATCTTTGGTCTTACAGCTGCCTGCTGGATATTTCAGTCAGGAATCAACGAGTTGTTGGGGGGTAAATACCTGGATAATACTATTGTGGCAATGGCAGGGGGCGTACTCATGTTTGTGACACCGGTAAGCTTTAACCGGCACGAGTATGTTCTGGACTGGAAGAGCACTGAGCGACTACCCTGGGGAATACTTTTACTGTTTGGAGGAGGGCTATGTCTGGCCAAGGGTATGGAAAGTACAGGTATAGTTCAGTTGGTAGGAGACAGTATAGCCGGTAGCGGAACAATAAGTCTTTGGTTGCTTATGCTACTCCTTACGGGTTTTATGCTGTTTATGACAGAGATAATGAGTAATGTAGCTCTTACTGTTATTTTTGTTCCTGTAGTCTTAGGTATAGCCGATAGCCTGGGTGTTAACCCCCTTTATCTGGCAATACCCGTTACCTTGGCTGCCAGTTGTGCGTTTATGATGCCTATCTCTACCCCACCTAATGCAGTAGTTTTTTCCAGCGGGCATATACGTATGGCCGACATGGTAAAGGCTGGCTTTCTGCTAAATATAATTTCGGTAATTGTACTGGTACTGATTGGGCTCAGTCTGGTTAAGTGGGTATATGGCTGA
- a CDS encoding SusC/RagA family TonB-linked outer membrane protein — MTTKLPPFVGYRKSCVYSLLFATLLMILWQGSAFAIDINANDYTSSSLNTVNNTSAAEVALTVSGTVTDNTNNEPLPGVNVLVKGSTVGTVTDIEGKYSISVPNEDDILIFSSIGYTAVEVPVEGRSVINMKMTEDIQSLEEVVVVGYGTQEKVNLTGAVGVTDGEVLENRPIANVGEGLQGVVPNLNVNLRNGDPSQPADFNIRGFESINGGSPLILVDNVPMDINRINPNDIESVTVLKDASSAAVYGARAAFGVILVTTKKGKGEKISVNLSAETALSKPIFFIDPVTDPYQFVLARNMATQRTNGAPQFNADFVEATRRYSENPTFENAWGVVNGQLQFYGYNNYAEQLITDYAPQQKYDVSLSGASNRASYYVSFGFLNKDGYLKNKEKNENFKRYNSLIKGDFQVVDWLKLDSRALITTETSDKPHFYHWDVNINTSARQDPLDAIRFPDLPYYLEPGDRADFEQYIGKYFGGTNFLPYLEDGGRNTWTRNDIILTQGANLTPIKGLNIRGEFSANFTYRDQQDVQSKIEVINNKDLAGGLVIDNGFSGNDWIYNQSENDQYYVINTYADYTIDKNKHFLKTMIGFNQEWGRFEGIATRAYNLITPSITDITATTGNQETYGGKEHTSLRGAFYRVNYIFDDRYLIEANGRYDGSSRFPKEDRFDFYPSLSVGWRISEEGFLSGAGGWLDNLKLRASYGQLGNQLIFNGNTPVYYPYIATLGSFNSPYMMTAGARTPVISAPGLVSPTLTWETVVTQNIGLDVTMLGNRLDLSFDVYTRDTKDMLTREELPSILGAAEPRQNAADLRTQGWELSATWQNRINSNWRYDIRLALSDNISRITKYNNPTGSLNEYYEGQVVYENGTGERWGFETVGVFQSDDEVANAPDQSNLGSNWRPGDIRYADLDGDGIISYGDNTLDNPGDQKIIAYENPRYNFGVTGNISWKNFTLNAFFQGIMKYQYWPPNGNWVAFYPFNAGHVENYYLTDTWSEENRDAYFAAPHISTNTKQNILPQSRYVQNAAYVRLKNLTLGYNLPESVASKIGMSRARIYFAGQNMWEYTKMRKPLDPEVRPTLTQEYYKQRTYSLGINVSF, encoded by the coding sequence ATGACGACAAAATTACCCCCCTTTGTAGGGTACCGGAAGAGCTGTGTTTATTCTCTTCTCTTTGCCACCCTATTGATGATACTATGGCAAGGCTCAGCATTTGCTATAGATATTAATGCAAACGATTACACATCTTCTTCTTTAAATACTGTAAACAATACTTCAGCTGCTGAAGTGGCATTAACAGTAAGTGGTACAGTAACTGACAATACTAATAATGAGCCCTTACCCGGTGTTAATGTATTGGTTAAAGGCAGCACGGTAGGTACAGTAACTGACATAGAAGGAAAGTACTCTATCAGTGTACCTAATGAGGATGACATCCTTATCTTTTCATCTATTGGTTATACAGCCGTAGAAGTACCCGTAGAAGGCAGGTCAGTCATTAATATGAAAATGACCGAAGACATACAAAGTCTGGAAGAAGTGGTGGTAGTAGGCTATGGTACTCAGGAAAAAGTTAACCTTACTGGTGCTGTGGGCGTGACAGACGGAGAAGTACTGGAAAACCGCCCCATAGCCAATGTAGGAGAAGGTTTGCAGGGCGTAGTACCTAACCTTAATGTAAACCTAAGAAACGGAGACCCCTCTCAGCCTGCCGATTTTAACATACGCGGCTTTGAATCAATTAACGGCGGGTCTCCTCTTATTTTGGTAGACAATGTTCCTATGGATATTAACCGCATTAACCCCAACGATATTGAAAGCGTAACTGTGCTCAAAGATGCTTCTTCTGCCGCAGTTTATGGAGCTCGTGCTGCTTTTGGGGTAATTCTGGTAACTACAAAAAAAGGAAAAGGCGAAAAAATTAGTGTCAACCTAAGTGCAGAAACAGCCTTGTCTAAGCCTATCTTCTTTATAGATCCGGTTACGGACCCGTACCAGTTTGTACTAGCACGAAATATGGCTACTCAGCGTACTAACGGAGCGCCTCAATTTAATGCAGACTTTGTAGAAGCTACCCGTCGCTACAGCGAGAACCCAACTTTTGAAAATGCCTGGGGTGTAGTAAATGGGCAGTTGCAATTTTATGGATATAATAATTATGCCGAGCAACTTATTACGGATTATGCTCCTCAGCAAAAATACGATGTCAGCCTATCTGGTGCATCTAATAGGGCTTCTTACTACGTCTCATTCGGCTTTCTAAACAAAGATGGCTACCTGAAAAACAAAGAGAAGAACGAAAACTTTAAGAGGTACAACTCTCTGATTAAAGGTGACTTTCAGGTAGTTGACTGGCTGAAGCTTGATAGCCGTGCCTTAATTACAACAGAGACAAGCGATAAGCCTCACTTTTACCACTGGGATGTTAACATCAATACCTCTGCCCGTCAGGATCCGCTGGATGCTATTCGTTTCCCAGACTTGCCTTACTATCTGGAACCTGGTGACCGTGCTGATTTTGAGCAGTACATTGGGAAATATTTTGGCGGAACTAACTTCCTCCCTTATCTGGAAGATGGTGGGCGTAATACATGGACACGCAATGACATCATCTTGACTCAGGGAGCTAACCTCACTCCTATTAAAGGTTTAAATATTCGGGGAGAGTTTTCTGCCAACTTTACCTATCGCGACCAACAGGATGTTCAAAGTAAGATAGAGGTAATTAACAATAAAGACCTGGCTGGTGGGTTAGTAATTGACAATGGTTTTAGCGGCAACGACTGGATTTATAACCAGTCTGAAAACGATCAGTACTACGTTATCAACACCTATGCCGACTACACTATAGATAAGAATAAGCACTTCTTAAAAACCATGATTGGTTTTAACCAGGAGTGGGGGCGGTTTGAGGGAATTGCTACCCGGGCGTATAACCTAATCACCCCTAGCATTACAGACATCACCGCCACTACCGGTAACCAGGAAACTTACGGAGGAAAAGAACACACCTCGCTACGTGGGGCCTTTTATCGTGTAAACTATATTTTTGATGATCGTTACCTTATAGAAGCTAATGGCCGATATGACGGTTCTTCTCGCTTTCCTAAAGAAGACCGTTTTGATTTTTACCCTTCACTCTCAGTAGGTTGGAGGATTTCTGAAGAAGGCTTTTTAAGTGGTGCAGGCGGTTGGCTGGATAATCTGAAACTTAGAGCTTCATACGGACAATTGGGTAACCAGCTAATCTTTAATGGAAATACGCCAGTTTATTATCCTTACATAGCCACATTAGGGTCTTTTAACTCTCCCTATATGATGACTGCCGGTGCGCGTACGCCTGTAATCTCTGCCCCCGGATTGGTTAGTCCAACCTTAACCTGGGAAACGGTAGTGACACAAAACATAGGCTTAGATGTAACCATGCTAGGCAACAGGCTTGACCTCTCCTTTGATGTATACACTCGTGATACTAAAGATATGCTTACCCGGGAAGAACTTCCCAGCATATTAGGAGCAGCAGAGCCTCGTCAAAATGCAGCAGACCTTCGTACACAAGGTTGGGAGCTTTCAGCAACCTGGCAAAATCGCATCAACAGCAACTGGCGGTACGATATCCGACTAGCTTTATCGGATAATATCTCACGTATTACCAAATACAACAACCCTACTGGCTCTCTTAATGAGTACTACGAAGGACAGGTAGTCTACGAAAACGGTACTGGTGAGCGCTGGGGGTTTGAGACCGTGGGAGTTTTCCAGAGCGACGATGAAGTAGCGAATGCTCCGGACCAGTCAAACTTAGGCTCTAACTGGCGCCCAGGTGATATTCGCTATGCTGACCTTGATGGTGATGGCATTATCAGTTATGGCGACAATACACTGGATAACCCTGGAGACCAAAAAATTATTGCCTACGAAAATCCTCGCTATAATTTTGGTGTTACGGGTAACATCAGCTGGAAGAATTTTACGTTAAATGCCTTCTTCCAGGGTATTATGAAATACCAATACTGGCCACCAAATGGTAATTGGGTAGCCTTTTACCCTTTCAATGCCGGACATGTGGAGAACTATTACCTGACTGATACCTGGAGTGAAGAGAATCGCGATGCGTATTTTGCCGCTCCTCATATCTCTACTAACACCAAACAGAATATTCTGCCTCAATCTCGCTATGTACAAAATGCGGCATACGTACGTCTAAAAAACTTGACGCTCGGATATAATCTACCGGAGAGTGTAGCCAGCAAAATTGGTATGAGTAGAGCACGAATCTACTTTGCCGGCCAAAACATGTGGGAGTACACTAAAATGCGTAAGCCTCTAGACCCTGAAGTTCGCCCTACACTTACACAGGAGTACTACAAACAGCGTACCTACTCTTTAGGTATCAACGTGTCCTTTTAA